Proteins encoded in a region of the Mycolicibacterium duvalii genome:
- a CDS encoding IS3 family transposase (programmed frameshift) gives MSGGSSRRYPPELRERAVRMVAEISDQHESEWAAMGEVARLLGIGTAETVRKWVRQAQVDAGARPGTTTEESAELKKLRRENAELKRANAILKTASGFLRGRAGPATPLICRFIAEHQGRREGPDGLRWGVQSICSELVGLGVQIAPSTYYEHLEREPTRREVRDEALKAHVNRVHGANYGVYGARKVWLALNREGIEVARCTVERLMAELGLRGAVRGKAIATTITDAGAVRPADLVGRRFGPVAPNRLWVADLTYVSTWSGFAYVAFVTDAYARRILGWRVASTMATTMVLDSIEQAIWTRQRDGILDLKDVVHHTDRGSQYTSIRFTERLAEARIQPSVGAVGSSYDNALAETINGLYKTELIKPGKPWRTVEDVELATARWVDWFNHRRLYEYCGDVPPAELEAAYYAQQTRLAAS, from the exons ATGTCAGGTGGTTCGTCGAGGAGGTATCCGCCGGAGCTTCGTGAGCGGGCGGTGCGCATGGTCGCCGAGATCAGCGATCAGCATGAGTCGGAGTGGGCAGCAATGGGCGAAGTCGCCCGGCTGCTCGGGATCGGCACAGCCGAGACCGTGCGTAAGTGGGTGCGCCAGGCCCAGGTCGATGCCGGCGCCCGGCCGGGGACCACGACCGAAGAGTCCGCTGAGCTCAAGAAGCTGCGCCGGGAGAACGCCGAGCTCAAGCGGGCCAACGCGATCTTGAAGACGGCGTCGG GCTTTCTTCGCGGCCGAGCTGGACCGGCCACACCACTGATCTGTCGATTCATCGCTGAGCATCAGGGCCGCCGCGAGGGCCCTGATGGTCTGCGCTGGGGTGTCCAGTCGATCTGTAGCGAGCTCGTCGGGCTCGGTGTGCAGATCGCCCCCTCGACGTACTACGAGCATCTCGAGCGTGAGCCCACTCGTCGCGAGGTCCGCGACGAGGCGCTCAAAGCCCACGTCAACCGGGTGCACGGCGCGAACTACGGCGTCTACGGGGCGCGCAAGGTGTGGCTGGCGCTCAACCGGGAGGGCATTGAGGTGGCCCGCTGCACGGTGGAGCGGCTGATGGCCGAACTCGGTCTGCGCGGTGCGGTGCGCGGCAAGGCCATAGCCACCACGATCACTGACGCGGGCGCGGTGCGGCCGGCTGATCTGGTCGGGCGCCGCTTCGGCCCGGTCGCACCGAACCGGTTGTGGGTGGCTGATCTGACGTATGTGTCAACCTGGTCGGGGTTCGCCTACGTCGCGTTTGTCACCGATGCCTATGCCCGCCGAATCCTGGGCTGGCGGGTGGCATCGACGATGGCGACCACGATGGTGCTCGACTCGATCGAGCAGGCCATCTGGACACGTCAGCGAGACGGCATCCTCGATTTGAAAGATGTTGTCCACCATACGGATCGAGGATCACAATATACGTCCATCCGGTTCACCGAACGGCTCGCCGAGGCGCGTATTCAGCCGTCGGTCGGTGCGGTCGGAAGCTCCTATGACAACGCGCTCGCCGAGACCATCAACGGCCTCTACAAGACCGAGCTGATCAAACCAGGCAAGCCCTGGCGCACCGTCGAGGACGTCGAGCTGGCGACCGCCCGCTGGGTCGACTGGTTCAACCACCGCCGGCTCTACGAATACTGCGGCGACGTCCCACCAGCCGAGCTGGAGGCGGCCTACTACGCTCAACAAACGAGGCTAGCCGCCAGCTGA
- a CDS encoding Dyp-type peroxidase produces the protein MTGTEVGELEFDDIQHILLTRTPAITGRYEFLTFESGEGGRTWITALLDKVQSAAEVRATVDTSDRWVTLAFTWHGLRALGVTEESLATFPEAFREGMAARADILGDTGSAAPSHWLGQLAGDELHAIAILFARNEEQARLSIANHDALLARTDGVRSLSHLDLNASPPFNYAHDHFGFRDRLSQPVIKGSGEDPTPGSGEPLAPGEFILGYPDENGPVPDLPQPETLSRNGSYMAYRRLEEHVGAFRDYLRSNSQNAEDEELLAAKFMGRWRSGAPLVLAPDRDDPELGADPQRNNDFNYKDMDPFGYACPLGSHARRLNPRDTAHYMNRRRMIRRGATYGPALPEGAPDDGVERGIAAFIICADLVRQFEFAQNVWINDSTFHELRNEHDPICGTQDGTLDFTVPKRPIRKVHKGIPAFTTLRGGAYFFLPGIRALNYLATLGEAS, from the coding sequence GTGACCGGTACCGAAGTCGGCGAACTCGAGTTCGACGATATCCAGCACATCCTCCTGACGCGTACGCCGGCGATCACCGGCCGATACGAGTTCCTGACCTTCGAGTCCGGCGAAGGCGGACGCACCTGGATCACCGCGCTGCTCGACAAGGTCCAGTCCGCCGCCGAGGTCCGCGCCACGGTGGATACCTCCGATCGCTGGGTCACGCTGGCCTTCACCTGGCACGGGTTACGCGCCCTGGGGGTGACCGAGGAGTCGCTGGCAACGTTTCCCGAGGCTTTCCGTGAGGGAATGGCCGCTCGCGCGGACATCCTCGGCGACACCGGCTCGGCGGCGCCGTCACACTGGCTCGGTCAGCTCGCCGGTGACGAGCTCCATGCCATCGCGATTCTGTTCGCCCGCAACGAAGAGCAGGCTCGTCTTTCCATCGCCAATCATGATGCTCTGCTCGCTCGCACCGACGGCGTCCGCAGCCTCTCGCACCTCGATCTGAATGCGAGCCCTCCGTTCAACTACGCCCACGACCACTTCGGTTTCCGAGACAGGCTGTCCCAACCGGTGATCAAAGGTTCCGGCGAGGACCCAACGCCCGGATCCGGGGAACCTCTCGCGCCCGGTGAGTTCATCCTCGGCTATCCCGATGAGAACGGCCCTGTCCCTGACCTCCCGCAGCCCGAAACCCTCTCCCGTAATGGCAGTTACATGGCCTATCGCCGCCTCGAGGAGCACGTCGGAGCGTTCCGGGACTATCTGCGGTCGAACTCGCAGAACGCAGAAGACGAGGAACTCCTGGCCGCCAAGTTCATGGGCCGCTGGCGCAGCGGCGCACCCCTGGTCCTCGCTCCCGACCGAGACGATCCAGAACTGGGCGCAGATCCGCAACGCAACAACGACTTCAACTACAAAGACATGGACCCGTTCGGCTACGCGTGCCCGCTGGGCTCACACGCCAGGCGACTCAACCCGCGCGACACCGCGCATTACATGAATCGGCGCCGGATGATCCGACGCGGCGCGACCTACGGTCCCGCGCTGCCCGAGGGAGCACCAGACGACGGTGTCGAGCGCGGCATCGCCGCCTTCATCATCTGCGCCGACCTGGTAAGGCAGTTCGAGTTCGCTCAAAACGTCTGGATCAACGACAGCACCTTCCACGAACTCCGTAACGAGCATGACCCCATCTGCGGAACGCAGGACGGCACCCTTGACTTCACGGTGCCCAAGCGACCGATACGAAAGGTTCACAAGGGCATACCGGCCTTCACGACTCTGCGCGGTGGGGCCTATTTCTTTCTTCCCGGCATCCGCGCCTTGAACTATTTGGCCACGCTGGGAGAAGCATCGTGA
- a CDS encoding hemerythrin domain-containing protein, which produces MADIIELIYADHDWLRRQFFRLDDAASPGELAAIWEVLSARLDTHAEAEETVFYPVLLKHGGREHPGNPEGDPEDETEDAITDHNAIRDAVRRSRRHQPGSDEWFEAVLAARKENGSHLDEEEREAMPDFIKSASLQLRHELGMQWLRFYAEHQAGTGISTDDVDADDYIERHS; this is translated from the coding sequence ATGGCCGACATCATCGAGCTGATCTATGCCGACCATGACTGGTTGCGACGCCAGTTCTTCCGCCTCGACGACGCAGCGTCTCCCGGCGAGCTCGCGGCGATCTGGGAGGTACTGAGCGCACGACTGGACACCCACGCCGAGGCTGAGGAGACGGTCTTCTATCCGGTGCTGCTCAAGCACGGTGGGCGCGAGCATCCCGGCAATCCCGAAGGCGACCCGGAGGACGAAACCGAGGACGCCATCACCGATCACAACGCGATCCGTGATGCGGTGCGCCGATCTCGTCGGCATCAGCCGGGCAGCGACGAGTGGTTCGAGGCCGTCTTGGCCGCCCGCAAGGAGAACGGCTCTCACCTCGACGAAGAAGAACGCGAGGCCATGCCCGACTTCATCAAGAGCGCATCCCTGCAATTGCGCCATGAGTTGGGGATGCAGTGGTTGCGGTTCTACGCCGAGCACCAGGCAGGCACCGGCATCAGCACCGACGACGTTGATGCCGACGACTACATCGAACGCCACTCCTAG
- a CDS encoding DUF2231 domain-containing protein — protein MNVHSLLRSAESVRALDPPADRAAETVERVLGGRAVGRALRGSWLGHPVHPLLVFLPLGSWMTALLFDIGLRDRTTARRLLAVGLAAAPPTALAGWAEFPLLNREQRRVGLLHAVVNGVAIGLFALAYRAHGKEHHRRATVLTVLALLIVSVGGSLGGHLSYAQGAGVHRWQAPHHGGDLASYALGRAA, from the coding sequence ATGAACGTCCACTCGTTGCTCAGGTCCGCAGAATCGGTCCGTGCGCTGGACCCGCCGGCCGACCGCGCCGCCGAGACCGTCGAACGCGTCCTGGGCGGTCGCGCGGTCGGCAGGGCGTTGCGCGGGTCGTGGCTGGGCCACCCTGTGCACCCACTGCTGGTCTTTCTTCCACTGGGGTCGTGGATGACCGCGTTGCTGTTCGACATCGGCTTGCGCGACCGCACCACCGCCCGGCGCCTGCTGGCTGTCGGCTTGGCAGCGGCTCCGCCCACCGCGCTGGCCGGGTGGGCCGAGTTTCCCTTGCTCAACCGAGAGCAGCGCCGCGTCGGCTTGCTGCACGCCGTGGTCAACGGTGTGGCGATCGGGCTGTTCGCGCTGGCCTATCGCGCCCATGGAAAAGAGCACCATCGACGCGCCACGGTGCTGACAGTGCTCGCGCTGCTCATCGTCAGCGTCGGCGGTTCACTGGGCGGACACCTGTCGTACGCCCAGGGAGCGGGCGTGCATCGCTGGCAGGCCCCGCACCACGGCGGCGATCTGGCGTCCTACGCATTGGGCCGCGCGGCCTGA
- a CDS encoding ABC transporter ATP-binding protein — MIEVCSLGKRFGTRPAVDDISVTFPAGTVTALLGLNGAGKTTLLRLIAGLERPDRGTVTLAGPLGVHIDPAGLDPRHTVWRHLTWRAALTGLPTDAVRAALTQARMFDHRHRRIADLSLGARQRLAIAGALLGDPDALIFDEPLNGLDVPGILWFRDLLRCLADDGRCVVLATHLLGEVVHTADRATILRDGRIAFSGSLADLVPGDTDRQRWLEQTLMAAA, encoded by the coding sequence ATGATCGAGGTGTGTAGCCTCGGCAAGCGCTTCGGCACCCGGCCCGCCGTCGACGACATCAGCGTCACGTTTCCGGCCGGCACCGTCACCGCGCTGCTCGGACTCAACGGTGCAGGAAAGACCACCCTGCTGCGTCTGATCGCCGGGCTCGAGCGCCCCGACCGCGGCACGGTGACGCTCGCCGGGCCGCTCGGAGTGCACATCGACCCCGCCGGTCTGGACCCGCGACACACGGTCTGGCGTCACCTGACGTGGCGCGCCGCGCTGACCGGGTTGCCCACCGACGCGGTCCGCGCTGCTCTGACGCAGGCCCGCATGTTCGACCACCGGCACCGGCGCATCGCCGATCTGTCCCTCGGGGCGCGACAACGGCTCGCCATCGCCGGCGCCCTGCTCGGCGACCCGGACGCGCTGATCTTCGACGAGCCGCTCAACGGCCTCGACGTCCCCGGCATCCTGTGGTTCCGGGATCTGTTGCGCTGCTTGGCCGATGACGGCCGGTGCGTGGTACTGGCCACCCACCTGCTGGGCGAGGTGGTGCACACCGCCGACCGGGCGACCATCCTGCGCGACGGCCGGATCGCGTTCTCGGGTTCGCTGGCCGACCTGGTGCCCGGCGACACCGACCGCCAGCGGTGGCTCGAGCAGACGTTGATGGCCGCGGCGTGA
- a CDS encoding ABC transporter permease: MTATRRPAPVRSAHAELIRTSGASRLWIALIPTAVLLPVVITLGIAAIAERFARIPGQISVLAVSTSNSAYWVITITVVLVAVAAADGQAADGRYRTGDYVRLAISRRAPVLLGRWMFYGTLGVIVSVVALVVVVVALPAVAPTVYGTVSLTDAVGVRLLWTVPVYAFFAAAAGVGVGALIPTPVGSTAAVLLWAFVAETAAGYLPHGASLQRYLPVFNAVYATGQDIALQPPWSPNGALLYASALFTAPLTVAVLMRRN, encoded by the coding sequence GTGACCGCGACCCGACGGCCGGCGCCGGTCCGCAGCGCGCACGCCGAACTGATCCGCACCTCCGGAGCGAGCAGGCTGTGGATCGCGCTGATCCCGACAGCGGTGCTGCTACCCGTCGTCATCACTCTGGGTATCGCTGCGATCGCCGAACGTTTCGCGCGCATCCCCGGTCAGATCTCGGTGCTGGCCGTCTCGACGTCCAACAGTGCCTACTGGGTCATCACCATCACGGTCGTGCTCGTCGCGGTGGCCGCAGCGGACGGTCAGGCCGCCGACGGCCGCTACCGCACCGGCGACTACGTGCGGCTCGCGATATCCCGTAGGGCTCCAGTTCTGTTGGGCCGCTGGATGTTCTACGGAACGCTAGGGGTGATCGTCAGCGTCGTCGCGCTCGTCGTCGTCGTGGTCGCGCTGCCCGCCGTGGCCCCGACGGTCTACGGCACGGTCTCGCTGACCGATGCCGTGGGTGTGCGCCTGCTGTGGACCGTGCCGGTCTACGCGTTCTTCGCCGCGGCGGCCGGCGTCGGGGTGGGGGCGCTGATCCCGACGCCGGTGGGCTCCACCGCCGCGGTCCTGCTGTGGGCGTTCGTCGCCGAGACCGCCGCGGGCTACCTGCCGCACGGCGCGTCCTTGCAGCGCTATCTGCCTGTCTTCAACGCGGTGTACGCCACCGGGCAGGACATCGCACTGCAACCGCCCTGGAGCCCCAACGGCGCGCTGCTGTACGCCAGCGCACTGTTCACCGCACCGCTGACGGTTGCGGTTCTGATGAGGAGGAACTGA
- a CDS encoding methyltransferase domain-containing protein, producing MSGHEIPLASRSFDDLPGHWLLARLGKRVLRPGGLELTTRLLGAARIADADVVELGPGLGRTARDIVALRPRSYVGVDDTAAATAAVREVVEPVNGTVVVANAAETGLPDNSADVVVGEAMLTMQGDKNKRAIVEEAFRVLRPGGRYAIHELGLRPDSISVDVKDDIRKNLARSIKVNARPLTAAEWTQLLTEAGFEVEHVDYADMALLNPKRVIADEGLLGALKIVGNVIRHPAARKRVLGMRSVFQRHRDSLAAVAVVGVVPAVTDKVTR from the coding sequence ATGTCCGGACACGAAATTCCCCTGGCCAGTAGGTCTTTCGATGACCTGCCCGGGCACTGGCTGCTGGCCCGGCTGGGCAAGCGGGTGCTGCGTCCCGGCGGGCTGGAGTTGACGACCCGGCTGCTGGGGGCGGCCCGCATCGCTGACGCCGACGTCGTCGAACTCGGACCCGGCCTGGGTCGCACCGCGCGCGACATCGTGGCGCTGCGGCCCCGCAGCTACGTCGGTGTCGACGACACCGCCGCGGCGACCGCGGCGGTGCGGGAGGTCGTCGAACCGGTCAACGGGACCGTGGTGGTCGCCAACGCCGCCGAGACCGGCCTGCCCGACAACAGCGCCGACGTCGTGGTCGGTGAGGCGATGCTGACCATGCAGGGCGATAAGAACAAGCGCGCGATCGTCGAGGAGGCGTTCCGAGTGCTACGGCCCGGCGGCCGCTACGCCATCCACGAGCTCGGCCTGCGCCCCGACAGCATCTCCGTCGACGTCAAAGACGACATCCGCAAGAATCTTGCGCGCTCCATCAAGGTCAATGCCCGGCCGCTGACCGCCGCCGAGTGGACCCAGCTGCTCACAGAGGCCGGTTTCGAGGTGGAGCACGTCGACTACGCCGACATGGCGCTGCTCAACCCGAAGCGGGTGATCGCCGATGAAGGGCTGCTGGGGGCCCTGAAGATCGTCGGCAACGTCATCCGCCATCCCGCGGCACGCAAACGCGTCCTGGGGATGCGTTCGGTGTTCCAGCGGCACCGCGATTCGCTGGCCGCGGTCGCGGTTGTGGGCGTCGTACCCGCGGTCACCGATAAGGTGACACGGTGA
- a CDS encoding helix-turn-helix transcriptional regulator, giving the protein MPLHRTESDASTSDRDRAAGQQRQRVLTLLREAGTPLDAQRVAATLGIHVTTARFHLGALEDRGLVRRRSGDRRAKGAGRPRVTYEMVPRLDYADIVALFARHLGGSAGEREERSLRIGADLAHRVHLPRLGPGSSVVDLVLATLDALGFQVSSVLTSFGEVMIEICTCPLAEIGATAPEVVRGIQQGLIQEVIDINADALGRSYQAQVTPDPRGGACQVSLTVTPVRTPVARERR; this is encoded by the coding sequence GTGCCACTTCACCGCACCGAGTCCGACGCGTCGACCTCGGATCGGGACCGCGCCGCGGGCCAGCAGCGGCAGCGGGTCCTGACGCTGCTGCGCGAGGCGGGAACTCCTCTGGACGCGCAGCGCGTCGCGGCGACTCTCGGTATCCACGTCACCACGGCGCGCTTTCACCTCGGCGCCCTCGAGGACCGAGGGCTGGTCCGCCGCCGCAGTGGTGACCGCCGCGCGAAGGGCGCCGGCCGGCCCCGCGTGACCTACGAGATGGTGCCACGGCTGGACTACGCCGATATCGTCGCGCTGTTCGCCCGACACCTCGGCGGCTCGGCCGGCGAGCGGGAAGAGCGTTCGCTGCGCATCGGCGCCGACCTCGCCCACCGCGTGCACCTGCCCCGGCTGGGGCCCGGGTCGTCGGTGGTCGATCTGGTGCTCGCCACCCTCGACGCGCTGGGATTTCAGGTCAGCTCGGTGCTGACCTCGTTCGGTGAGGTGATGATCGAGATCTGCACCTGCCCGCTGGCCGAGATCGGAGCGACCGCTCCGGAGGTGGTGCGCGGCATTCAGCAGGGACTCATTCAGGAAGTGATCGATATCAATGCAGACGCGCTCGGGAGGAGCTATCAAGCCCAGGTGACTCCCGATCCGCGCGGAGGCGCCTGCCAGGTCAGCCTCACAGTGACACCGGTGAGGACACCGGTGGCAAGGGAACGACGATGA
- a CDS encoding cupin domain-containing protein — translation MDVISLNELADKQLEEARKANSGRSGHTVFGGHEHSLRQTLLALAAGHGLDEHASPGEATLQVLRGRVRLQAQQGSAELSAGDYILIPLERHSLEVLEDSVILLTVVPGTREATG, via the coding sequence GTGGATGTCATCTCTTTGAACGAGCTCGCTGACAAGCAACTCGAGGAGGCGCGCAAGGCGAACTCGGGTCGGTCCGGCCACACGGTCTTCGGCGGCCACGAACACTCCCTGCGGCAGACTTTGCTGGCCCTGGCCGCCGGTCACGGGCTCGACGAGCACGCCAGTCCGGGGGAGGCCACGCTGCAGGTGCTGCGCGGACGGGTCCGCCTGCAGGCACAGCAGGGATCAGCCGAGCTGTCCGCCGGTGACTACATCCTGATTCCGCTGGAGCGCCACAGCCTCGAGGTGCTCGAGGACTCGGTGATCCTGTTGACCGTGGTTCCGGGCACCCGGGAAGCCACCGGCTAA
- a CDS encoding alkaline phosphatase D family protein, which yields MSLLLGPVLRHVGDTTATIWVQTDGPAEVSVLACSARTFEVQGHHYALVPVTGLAPDSTTAYEVLIDGQKCWPAEDSEFPASVIRTRGPARAHRLKMVFGSCRYPKTGDAKLDKKLGLDALDCFATRLNTAPVDKWPDALLLLGDQVYADELTPEARRHLAGRRRNRRRPPDEVVSFSEYEGLYRHTWGDPEIRWIMSTIPTAMIFDDHDIRDDWNTSAAWRAEVNAKPWWRDRIRAGLSTYWVYQHLGNLTPDELAADEDYQKVLAAEGDTWNLLVELADRADSEVDGEKGLRFSFRWDIGRTRLIMVDSRNARILDGGDRKMVGDLEFSWVEDQVSQDLEDVDHVVIGSSLPWLMPPVIGDLQTVNEIAAERPGWRGQLAEKVRQGVDFEHWPAFMNSFLRLSEMIRRTATGPSRGPATVSVLSGDVHHSYAARVDFAEPTTARVHQLVCSPVHNYVPFFVKPVFQLGWSTRLAAVSRRWARRQGSPPVPVGWRNLSGPLFGNTIATLCMDGRDAEVCFEQPRETGELTVAATVRLTD from the coding sequence GTGAGTCTCCTTCTCGGGCCCGTCCTTCGCCACGTCGGCGACACCACCGCCACGATATGGGTCCAGACGGACGGCCCGGCTGAGGTGAGCGTGCTGGCTTGCTCGGCCCGCACGTTCGAGGTGCAGGGCCACCATTACGCGCTGGTGCCGGTGACCGGGTTGGCGCCCGACAGCACGACGGCCTACGAAGTTCTGATCGACGGTCAGAAATGCTGGCCTGCAGAGGATTCGGAGTTCCCCGCCAGTGTGATCAGGACCCGGGGCCCCGCCCGCGCGCACCGGTTGAAGATGGTGTTCGGGTCCTGCCGCTACCCGAAGACCGGCGATGCAAAGCTGGACAAGAAGCTCGGGCTCGACGCACTGGACTGCTTTGCCACCAGGCTCAACACCGCACCGGTCGACAAGTGGCCCGATGCGCTGCTGTTGCTCGGTGACCAGGTCTACGCCGACGAGCTGACCCCCGAAGCGCGGCGCCACCTGGCCGGCCGGCGCAGGAATCGTCGCCGCCCACCCGACGAAGTCGTCTCGTTCAGCGAGTACGAGGGCCTCTACCGTCACACCTGGGGCGACCCCGAGATCCGCTGGATCATGTCGACCATTCCGACCGCGATGATCTTCGACGACCATGACATCCGCGACGACTGGAACACCTCGGCGGCCTGGCGAGCCGAGGTCAACGCCAAGCCCTGGTGGCGCGACCGCATCCGCGCGGGGCTGAGCACGTACTGGGTCTACCAGCACCTCGGCAACCTCACTCCCGACGAACTCGCCGCCGACGAGGACTACCAGAAAGTACTGGCCGCCGAGGGTGACACCTGGAACCTGTTGGTGGAACTGGCCGACCGCGCCGACAGCGAGGTCGACGGCGAGAAGGGGCTGCGGTTCAGCTTCCGGTGGGACATCGGACGCACCCGCCTGATCATGGTCGACTCCCGCAACGCCAGGATCCTCGACGGCGGTGACCGCAAGATGGTCGGCGACTTGGAGTTCTCTTGGGTGGAGGACCAGGTCTCGCAGGATCTCGAGGACGTGGACCACGTGGTGATCGGCTCTTCGCTGCCGTGGCTGATGCCGCCGGTGATCGGCGACCTGCAGACCGTCAACGAGATCGCCGCCGAGAGACCCGGGTGGCGCGGACAGTTGGCCGAAAAGGTGCGCCAAGGCGTGGATTTCGAGCACTGGCCGGCATTCATGAACTCCTTCCTGCGGCTCAGCGAGATGATCCGGCGCACCGCGACCGGGCCCTCGCGTGGACCGGCGACGGTGTCGGTGCTCTCCGGCGACGTCCACCACAGCTATGCCGCGCGGGTGGACTTCGCCGAGCCGACCACCGCGCGGGTGCATCAGCTGGTCTGCTCACCGGTCCACAACTATGTGCCGTTCTTCGTCAAGCCGGTGTTCCAGTTGGGCTGGTCGACGCGGCTGGCCGCAGTGAGCCGGCGATGGGCCCGCCGTCAGGGTTCGCCTCCGGTGCCGGTGGGCTGGCGCAACCTGAGCGGACCGCTGTTCGGCAACACGATCGCCACGTTGTGCATGGACGGCCGGGACGCCGAGGTCTGCTTCGAGCAGCCCCGCGAAACCGGCGAGCTGACCGTCGCCGCGACCGTGCGCCTCACCGACTGA